The following coding sequences lie in one Anomaloglossus baeobatrachus isolate aAnoBae1 chromosome 7, aAnoBae1.hap1, whole genome shotgun sequence genomic window:
- the LOC142246134 gene encoding acyl-coenzyme A synthetase ACSM3, mitochondrial-like, whose translation MKILLKVKSFTSHITLRVCSRLISVSQKYSAPQNFSDYEAIKSSYKLDLPEYFNFASDILDKWTAADKDGSRNPNPALWWIDGEGKEVKWSFDELGFHSRKVANLLSDACDLKPGDRVIVILPRVPEWWLFNVACIRAGLVLIPGTTQLTAKDILHRLQTSEARCIITSQELAPTIDTISSQAPLLKTKMIVAGRREGWLNFQDLYMYVPSYSHVMIQAPWIMS comes from the exons ATGAAAATTCTTCTTAAAGTCAAAAGCTTCACCTCCCATATTACCCTAAGGGTCTGCTCCAGGTTAATCAGCGTAagccaaaagtattcagcccctcagAATTTTTCCGATTATGAGGCTATTAAGTCAAGTTACAAACTGGATCTACCAGAATACTTCAACTTCGCAAGTGATATCTTAGACAAGTGGACCGCTGCTGACAAG GATGGCAGTAGAAATCCCAATCCCGCTCTGTGGTGGATAGACGGTGAAGGAAAAGAGGTGAAATGGAGCTTTGATGAGTTGGGATTTCACTCCAGGAAAGTGGCAAATTTACTCTCTGATGCCTGTGACTTAAAACCAGGAGACAGGGTTATTGTGATTCTCCCTCGGGTGCCGGAGTGGTGGCTGTTCAATGTTGCGTGTATTAGAGCCG GTTTAGTTCTAATTCCTGGGACAACACAACTTACAGCAAAGGATATTCTGCACAGGCTACAAACATCAGAGGCAAGGTGCATTATCACAAGCCAAGAACTGGCCCCAACTATAGACACCATCTCATCCCAAGCTCCATTACTGAAAACCAAAATGATCGTGGCCGGaaggagagaagggtggctgaattTTCAAGATCTCTATATGTATGTCCCATCATATTCGCACGTAATGATACAGGCACCATGGATCATGAGTTAA
- the LOC142246685 gene encoding LOW QUALITY PROTEIN: ERI1 exoribonuclease 2-like (The sequence of the model RefSeq protein was modified relative to this genomic sequence to represent the inferred CDS: deleted 1 base in 1 codon), producing the protein MMLSKILKHDHQDSSKTLLMMDGAPATEDTQKMASKRVKSRFEFPAVLLNTSHGEIESEFHTYVQPQEHPVLYDFCTELTGIKQQQVDDGVPLKICLSQFSTWIQKLQKEKHIIFPGLSPTPTTCEQKMCGFVTWSDWDLGVCLLYECRRKQLRKPDLLNSWIDLRLSYVLFYNRRPKGLNGALQDVSIEFSGREHSGLDDSWNTARLAWRMICDGCVMKITKSLDKAPPNSSVRPGPSSAVQAHKSREGDVNQATAIAKEDEQDLKKGRNTEKPNDQLLAGANQDCAKNLKDGPSHKTLINGLSTTLGNDNKYRFPARTSLGPVKYGSRIGAFSSTPLDHSPHGRGHIIMSTTVHTVNDVSDLDVDPCSESDLSILADWEEAAVIEDSQHEGPGNVEEPDLIPVDSPSYAVLMLRNGHENPNRCQSRHSIGAAVVYRSPDTTIYNVHMKKPASNASGFTQELPSSKLPSALGNRLSGPSPSTGKTSKMSTLLDYFPKRKLASVSFYFPPKKLPFTIHEDGNRTLPVSRVLSNKVLSSTVNLNKTIGATKCDRITAPMCQCGRRAKKLTVSNIGPNHGRVFYSCSVQRRSDENSKGCNYFKWEDTLLKEKTPHTSAFLSTSAISASSNRSMTSVGSSAVHKPFIKLRPSMRT; encoded by the exons TTGAGTTCCCTGCAGTTTTATTAAACACGTCCCATGGAGAAATTGAGTCGGAGTTTCACACGTATGTGCAGCCACAAGAGCACCCAGTTCTTTACGATTTTTGCACGGAGCTGACCGGAATAAAGCAG CAACAAGTGGATGACGGCGTGCCTTTAAAGATCTGCTTATCCCAATTCTCCACATGGATCCAAAAACTTCAGAAGGAAAAGCACATTATTTTCCCTGGTTTGTCCCCAACGCCTACAACCTGCGAGCAGAAGATGTGTGGCTTTGTAACATGGTCCG ACTGGGACCTTGGGGTTTGCTTACTGTATGAATGCAGAAGGAAACAGCTGAGGAAGCCAGACCTTCTGAACTCCTGGATTGACCTCCGATTAag ctatgtg CTTTTCTACAATCGCAGACCCAAAGGTTTAAATGGCGCTTTACAAGATGTCAGCATTGAGTTTTCTGGCCGGGAACACTCCG GACTAGATGATTCCTGGAACACGGCTCGCCTCGCTTGGAGAATGATCTGTGACGGTTGCGTCATGAAAATCACTAAATCCTTAGATAAG GCACCTCCTAATTCTTCCGTAAGACCGGGGCCATCATCGGCTGTTCAAGCACATAAATCCCGAGAAGGTGACGTCAATCAAGCGACAGCTATAGCTAAGGAAGACGAGCAAGACTTAAAGAAGGGTCGAAATACCGAGAAACCTAATGACCAACTGCTTGCCGGTGCCAACCAGGACTGTGCCAAAAACCTGAAGGACGGGCCATCACACAAGACGTTAATAAATGGACTTTCTACAACACTTGGAAATGACAATAAATATCGGTTCCCTGCACGAACATCACTCGGTCCCGTAAAATATGGCAGCCGGATTGGAGCCTTCTCCTCTACGCCCCTGGATCATTCACCACATGGCAGAGGTCACATTATAATGTCTACTACTGTCCATACGGTGAATGATGTCTCTGATCTGGATGTGGATCCCTGTTCAGAATCAGATTTGTCCATTTTGGCGGATTGGGAAGAAGCCGCTGTTATAGAGGATTCTCAGCATGAGGGTCCGGGAAATGTGGAGGAACCAGATCTGATACCGGTAGATTCACCATCATACGCTGTCCTAATGCTTAGAAATGGTCATGAAAATCCGAATCGCTGCCAATCCAGGCACAGTATCGGGGCTGCTGTTGTTTATAGGAGCCCGGACACCACCATTTATAATGTCCATATGAAGAAACCAGCATCTAATGCTTCAGGTTTTACCCAGGAACTACCCAGTTCA AAACTACCCAGTGCTTTGGGAAATAGACTAAGCGGTCCGTCTCCATCCACAGGGAAGACGAGCAAGATGTCTACGTTGTTGGACTACTTTCCAAAAAGGAAGCTCGCTAGTGTAAGCTTCTACTTTCCCCCCAAGAAACTTCCATTCACCATACACGAAGACGGTAACCGCACGTTACCAGTCTCCCGTGTGCTGTCAAATAAAGTATTAAGCTCTACAGTCAATCTAAACAAGACCATCGGGGCAACAAAATGTGACCGTATCACTGCCCCGATGTGCCAATGTGGCCGCAGGGCGAAGAAACTCACCGTATCCAATATAGGTCCCAACCACGGCAGGGTTTTCTATAGCTGCTCCGTGCAGAGGAGAAGCGATGAGAACAGCAAAGGCTGCAACTACTTCAAATGGGAGGACACACTTCTGAAAGAGAAGACTCCACACACCTCGGCCTTCCTGTCCACCAGTGCCATAAGCGCGTCCTCTAATAGAAGTATGACTTCGGTGGGGTCTTCTGCCGTGCACAAACCTTTTATCAAGCTGAGACCATCGATGAGAACCTAA